A section of the Zymoseptoria tritici IPO323 chromosome 9, whole genome shotgun sequence genome encodes:
- a CDS encoding putative major facilitator superfamily transporter (MFS-MDR transporter belonging to the DHA2 subfamily. These type of MFS transporters are implicated in MDR and secretion of fungal secondary metabolites.), producing the protein IGLFLSFIDSSIVSTAIFTIGTEFNAATRVFWVASAYTLANVAFALPFTAVADVIGRFRAYLLASVVYLVFSIACGFAQTLNQLVAFRALQGLGGSGLYALGQVIWPEMMTISQRRWLGAAIGGILAIAGAVGPLLGGAITSGATWRWIFWFKTPVAAVALMLFLVSWPRQARHHVRRAIRTLDWVGCLLLIGASTLPTLAFQEAGRKPISHEALFLAPLIIGICLWIVLVGWEIYIAKSERCSWKTVPIFPPDLMRTRRYTAAAINTLFTGFAYYIVVYAIPLRLQGVNGRTPVQAGIALVPLLGAAAVGSFSTGGLSFKKDMLGWTSIAGSALMAIGTGLLTTLEVHDTRAIPKSLYGFEVFAGLGFGLAVASASMLANFECELEHHAVAQGIVSQARVLGGSLGIAAASAILGRELRIQASIAVRESKDASLSGTASDELSKSVQIAYSDAFSTTLLVACVVCCVAFFSALGTWDRHKQGLRERNAAQEQRESDRIERLTAPTRVGPG; encoded by the exons ATTGGCCTCTTCCTCTCATTCATCGACTCCTCCATAGTATCGACTGCAAT ATTCACCATTGGCACTGAATTCAACGCAGCCACGAGAGTCTTCTGGGTCGCTTCGGCGTACACATTGGCCAACGTTGCATTCGCGCTCCCCTTTACCGCAGTAGCTGATGTCATTGGACGGTTCCGGGCATATCTTCTCGCATCGGTCGTGTACCTGGTGTTCTCGATCGCTTGCGGGTTCGCGCAGACGCTGAATCAACTCGTTGCGTTCCGTGCTCTGCAGGGCTTGGGTGGGTCTGGTCTTTACGCTCTCGGGCAAGTCATCTGGCCAGAGATGATGACAATCAGCCAGAGACGATGGTTGGGCGCGGCTATTGGTGGGATTCTCGCCATAGCGGGAGCGGTAGGGCCTCTGCTGGGAGGAGCCATTACCAGCGGTGCAACTTGGCGATG GATCTTCTGGTTCAAAACTCCAGTCGCTGCTGTCGCGCTGATGCTATTCCTCGTATCATGGCCGAGACAGGCTCGTCACCACGTACGTCGAGCCATACGGACTCTTGACTGGGTGGGCTGTCTACTGCTCATTGGAGCAAGTACACTGCCAACGCTTGCCTTTCAAGAAGCAGGAAGAAAGCCCATCTCGCATGAGGCGCTATTCCTGGCACCGCTAATCATCGGTATCTGCTTGTGGATAGTGCTCGTCGGCTGGGAAATTTACATCGCCAAATCGGAGCGATGCAGCTGGAAGACGGTCCCGATATTCCCGCCAGACCTGATGAGAACCCGCCGATATACTGCGGCAGCGATCAATACCTTGTTCACAGGGTTCGCCTACTACATAGTCGTGTACGCGATACCATTGCGCCTCCAGGGCGTCAATGGAAGAACCCCGGTACAAGCCGGCATCGCTCTAGTCCCGTTGCTAGGCGCTGCAGCAGTCGGTAGCTTCTCGACGGGAGGGTTGTCGTTCAAGAAAGACATGCTAGGCTGGACCTCAATTGCTGGATCTGCACTGATGGCAATTGGTACTGGCTTGCTGACGACTTTGGAGGTCCATGATACTCGTGCTATACCAAAAAGTCTGTACGGCTTTGAGGTGTTTGCCGGTCTTGGTTTCGGACTTGCAGTGGCCTCAGCCAGCATGCTTGCCAACTTCGAATGCGAGCTTGAGCATCACGCTGTTGCGCAGGGCATCGTCTCGCAGGCCCGTGTCTTGGGTGGTTCACTGGGTATTGCTGCAGCTTCGGCCATTCTCGGCCGCGAACTCCGCATACAGGCCAGCATCGCAGTCAGAGAAAGCAAAGATGCTTCATTGTCCGGGACGGCCAGTGACGAGCTGAGCAAAAGCGTTCAGATTGCGTACTCCGACGCTTTTTCCACCACATTACTGGTGGCATGTGTTGTGTGTTGCGTCGCATTTTTCTCAGCGCTTGGTACGTGGGACCGCCACAAGCAGGGCCTGCGAGAACGAAACGCCGCGCAGGAACAGCGAGAAAGCGATCGCATTGAGCGTCTCACCGCGCCCACTCGCGTTGGACCTGGATGA